A segment of the uncultured Desulfobulbus sp. genome:
ACAGTTTTGTCCTTTCCCAGGGGATTCGGCGCAACCATCACCTGCTGATCGCCGTGATCTGCAGCGCCTGCGACGCCCTGTTGATCAGCGCCGGTATCGGCGGCATGGGCGGGATCGTGGCCCGGGCACCGCGAATCGGAGGTTGGCTGAGCTTGATCGGTGCACTGTTCCTGGTGAGCTACGGCCTACTCGCCCTGCGTTCGGCATGTGCCAGCGTCCAACTTACCGGCGAAGAGCGACCGCTGCTCAGCCGGCGGGCAGCCATCGCAACCACCCTGTCCTTGACCCTGCTCAATCCCCATGTCTATCTGGACACCCTGGTCCTCATGGGGGCACTCGCCAGCGGCTACCAGGGGATGGGCCGTGCCCTGTTTGCTGCCGGGGCGATGGGCGCATCCCTGTTCTGGTTTTTCTCTCTGAGCCTGGGCGGCAGAATGCTGGCCCCCCTCTTTTCCCGCCCCCTGTCGTGGAAGATCCTCGATACCCTGGTCTGCATCACCATGTGGGGTGTGGCCTGGTCGCTGCTCAAGCCATTGCTGTGAAAGGAAGGGACCCCAAATACTCTCAATATCCGGGTACACCGCCGATGTCATTGCCCATCACGGAGTACTCGATGAAGGCGTGCATTTCCTGCAAAAACCCTTTACCTTGGAAACACTCACCTGCAGGGTTCGCGAAGCCCTCGACAATACCAAGGCTCCGGACGACGGGGCACTGCCCGAACAACAGTCATCATGACCAAGCAAACGCTCTGCCCCTGTGAATCCGGACTGCCCTTTGCCACCTGCTGCGGCCCTCTGTTGGCTGGCGATCAGCAGGCAGCCACCGCCGAAGCCCTGATGCGGTCGCGCTACACTGCCTACACCCGTGCAGCCATGGCCTATCTGTTGGATACCTGGCATGCGACGACTCGCCCGGAATCCATTGATATCGACGCCATCCCCCACTGGTGCGGTCTGGAGATCATCAGCTGCGAACAGGGGCAGGCGGAAGACAGCGAGGGATGGGTCGAATTTAGGGCTACGGCACTTGCTCAGGAGCGATTGATCGTGTTGCGAGAGCGCAGCCGTTTCGTGCGAGAAGACGGACAGTGGCTCTATGTGGACGGCGAGTTTATCGAGGAAGAACAACCGACTGTTTCGGCTGAACCCGCGGTCAAACGGAAAAAGGTCGGCCGTAACGACCCCTGCCCCTGTGGTAGCGGCAAGAAATTCAAGAAGTGCTGCGGCAGCTGAGCCCTGCCGCACAATCCCCTCAATGTCCTACGTTCCTGGTCGTTTCCTTTCCTCTCTCCCTTTATTGGGTGGATATATTTACTACCTAATTCATCCCTATTCTTTAGCCAGATAAAGATCTGGTTCTCCGCTCGGGATTCCCTTAAAGTTTTGTATCAAAGTGTAACCGCTGTTTTCGCCTCGATTTTTCCTCCCCTGAGCTTGGGATGAGGGTTCGATTGTGGGTCATGACGGGTACACAGGGGACTCGCTTGTGTTTTCCAGCCCCTGCAGCCGGGCTATGGCCTGAAAATCTTTTTATCACGAGAGGATAGACACCTATGGCCACCTATCTGCATCCCGGCGTGTACATCGAAGAAATTCCCAGCGGCGCCAAACCCATTGAAGGCGTTTCCACCAGTGTGGCGGCGCTGATCGGTTACGCCACCCAAGGTGCGATCGCTACTCCGACCCTGGTCCACAGTTGGGACGAGTACAAGGCGGAGTTCGGCGAAATTCAATCGGAGACCGATACCCTGGCGCTCGCCGCCTTCTACTTTTTCTTGAACGGCGGCCGCGATGCCTATATCGGCCGTCTGGCCAAGGACACCCAGGCGGCGACCCTGGCAGCGGGCACCATCCTGGGCCGGGGGGCGGCATCGGCTGCCGATGTGCTGAAGGTGAGCGCCCGCAATCAGGGGAAAAGCGGCAACTCCCTCAAGGTGCGGGCCGAGGCGGCAACTGATGGCTATCGTTTTTCCCTGCAGGTGCAGAGCGGCGACGAGCTTGTGGAGTTCTTTGCCGGCCTGTCCATGGATCCCAGCGATGCGTCCTATGCCCTGGCCCAGGTCAACAGCAACTCCAAGTACATTCGCCTGGCCCTGCCCCTTGGCTTGAACGGCTATTTCAAACAGGCCACCTCCGTTTCAGGCGACCTGAGCGGGATTTCCTGGGCCAGCGTGGTTGCCGGCATGACCCTGACGCTCAACATCGACAACCTCGGCGCCCGCACCATCACCCTCGGGGCACCCGAGGACGGCAGTTACGACGGCACCAAGGTGGCGGCGGAAATCCAGCAGCAGGTCCTGGCCCTTGGACCCGACTATGTCGGCTTTACCTGCGGCTTTGCCAGCGATGCCCTGACTCTGACCTCGGGCAAGGGGGCCGCCTCCTCCATGGTGGCGGTTCGTCCCGGTGCCCTGGCCACCACCTTGAAACTCGGGGCGACCCTGGGCACCGAGAAGCACGGCAGCGAGGATGTGGTTCCGGTGACCATGGCCTCGGCAGTCGGCCTGACCAACGGCGACGACGGCGTCGCCCCCGGCCTGGAGGATTACAACGACTTTTTCGCTCAGCTCAAGAAGGTGCGCGATGTCAACATCGTCCTTCTTCCGGGCCAGTACCTGCCCGCAGACGGCATGGGCAACCCGATCATCGACGCCGCCGAGTCCCACTGTATCGCCATGGGCAGCCGCATGCTGCTGGTCGATCCCCCTCCGGGCACGGAGCTGGATCAGGGCGGGAAAGTCAGTGATCTGCAACCGCCATCCTCCACCTACAGCGTGCTCTACTACCCCTGGGTCAAGGTTAAAAATCCGCTGTACAACCAGGTGACCAACGCCACCGCACCCACGACCATCACCCTTGCCCCATCGGCCTTTGCCGCCGGCATCTGGGCCCGGACCGACGGCACCCGCGGGGTGTGGAAGGCGCCGGCCGGCGTCGAAGCCTCGGTCAGCGGGGTGGCGGCCTTGGAGTATGTGGTGGAAGACGGCGATCAGGATCAGCTCAACCCGATGGGGGTCAACTGCCTGCGCAAGATGCCCGGTTATGGCCACGTGGTCTGGGGAACCCGCACCCTGGCCACCAAGTCCAACCCGGAGTGGCGCTATGTCCCGGTCCGGCGGACCGCGCTCTACATCGAGAGCAGTATCCGCAACGGCATTCAGTGGGCGGTGTTCGAGCCCAACGACCACCGGCTCTGGTCATCGCTGCGCGCCAATATCGGCGCCTTCATGGACGGCATGTTCCGCGCCGGTGCCTTCCAGGGCCAGAAGGCCTCGGACGCCTACTTTGTCCGCTGCGGCCTGGGCGACACCATGACCCAGGATGATGTCGATCGTGGACAGGTCATTGCCGTGGTCGGCTTTGCCCCGCTGAAACCGGCCGAATTCGTCATCGTTCGCATTCAGCAGAAAGTCGGTCAATCGTGATGGCGTCGGGAAACAAGTGAACGTACCGACCCTGACCCTGTAACCCGAGAGCTAGGAAGCACGAAAGCTACCTAAGGAGACATAGCAATGGCTGCTCCCACATTTCCTGTCAACGCCCATCGCCACGATCCGTACCGGACCTTCAAATTTCAGATCCTCATTGACGGCAAGCCGGTGGCCGGGCTGAAAAAAATGGGTGCGCTCAAGCGCAAGACCGAAGCCATCAAATGGCGTTCGGCCGGTGACCCGAGTTCTGAACGGATTCTTCCCGGAGGCACCAGCTACGAGCCCGTGACCCTGGAGCAGGGGCTTTCCCATGATCCGGTCTTTGAAAGCTGGGCCAACCTGGTCAACAACGTCGAGGGCGATGCGGCGATGTCGCTCAAAAATTTCCGCAAGGATATCGTGATCAACGTGCTCAACCTGCAGGGAACGGTGGCCATCTCCTACCGACTGTACCGCGCCTGGGTTTCCGAATACCAGGCCCTGCCGGAGATGGATGCCGGGGCGATGAACGCGGTCGGCATTCAGACCATCACCCTCCAGCACGAGGGCTGGCAGCGCGATACCGCGGTGGTTGAGCCCACGGAGAGTTGATGATCTGGAACTAATCGGTCACACCAAAATTGAAACGTCGTTCAGGTGGCTTTTCAGAGGAACGACAAAGTTGACAAGGAGCGCATGTGCGGCTACCGGGCGGATTGATTGAGCAGGAAACCCGTTCTCGCGACTGGTCGTTTCAACCGGTCAGCGGTGCCCTGGAAATGGCCCTGAGCGAGGTCGCCCAAGCGGCTGCGAGTATGCCCTGGGCCGTCACCCGTGTTCTTTCCCTGGCCCTGGAGCGGCTCGGCAACCAGCCGGCAACCGAGGAGCGGGTTGCCGGCCTCTGCGTGGGCGATCGCCAGTTTCTCATGCGCGAGCTGGAGCTCCATCTGGGCGTCCAGGGGGGGTGGTTCCACGCCGAGTGCAGCGGTTGCGGCAGCCGCTTTGATTTTCAGGTGCAGTACGCCGAGCTGCCGGTGGAGGAAGCGGGGCCGACCTACCCCCAGGCCCGGGTGCAGTGGCAGGGGCGGCAGATGTGTTTTCGCCTGCCCACCGGGGAAGATCAGGAGCGCCTCTTGACGATCCCCCCGGAATCGGCGCAGGCCTGGTTGTTCTCGCAGGTGCACCTGGAGGGCGATTTGCCCCAGGAATGGGATTCCGATCTGCTCCAGGTGGTTGACGAGGCCCTGGAGGCGGTTGCCCCCGGAATCGTCACCAGGATCCAGGCCAACTGTCCGGAATGTGGAGCCGGCAACGAAGTGGAACTTGATCCCTACCGGGTATTATCGTTGAACAGCGATACCCTGCTGCGGGAGGTCCATCAGCTGGCCAGCCATTATCACTGGAGCGAGGCTGAAATCCTCGGGTTACCCAGAACCCGGCGGCTCCGCTATCTGGAGCTGATCGATCGCAGCCGGGGCATGACGAGATAAACATGAGTTTACTTGGCGACACCATACGCGATGCACATCGACCTCTGCCCGGCAGGGGAGGCGAGGTGCTGCGGCGGATACCGCTTGAGGAATACGCGGAGAGCGGCCCGGAGGAGGAGTACGCCTCCTCCGGGCTGCAGACCGTGTTCAGGTTTCAGAAGGAGGGGCCGTCGCCACCGATGACTGCGCCCCGAGAGGCGTCCTTCCGGTCGGGGAGCAGGGGAACTGATCTTCCGGCCGGTGACCCTTTGTCAGTGGAGAGCAAGGTTGAAAGGCCAAACTTATCTGCCAGCAAAGTCGACGGCAACGAAGACTTTTTTTCCGTAACGGGCGAAAATCGAGGGAACGAACTGGCAACAGGACAGATGAATCACGGAAGTCCAGGTTGGACAACGGCAGCCGAGATGAGCTCCGAGACGAGTACGCATCAGTCAGTAGTTGGGTCTGAGCCGAATGAATCGGATTCTGCACATCAACAGCAGAAGTCCCGCGAACAACAGGGCAGTGTGGAATTTGTTAGTGAACAAGAGGAAACGTACCAGAGTCGGATACCGGGTCAGGGCGCCCCTTCTGAATCTTTTTTCACCGCACCGATCCCCCCCCTGAGATCGGTTACACCGGGACCGACTTCAGCCGAGCGGCCGCATCTCCCTGGCCAGATTTCTTGGCCGGCTGAAGCGGTTCCCGGTCAAGCGGTGGAGAACCCCCCATGGGGGCAAGGGGAGAACGATCCCGACCGGGAACCGCTCGCCTCTTCTGCGAGCCGGCCGCATACGACTGGTGCCGCAGTGCTGCAATGGCCTGCTGGCTATGCGGAAGCCCCATCGGAGGCGCTCTTTACGCCAAGCGCGTCTGTTCCCCCTGAAGCAGCGCAGCTGGTTATCGGCAGGATCGATGTCGTGGTCGTGTCCACAGCGGAACAAAAACGCACGCAATCGATTCCCACCCGGCAATCAGATTCCGGCTTTGTCAGCCGCAACTATCTCAAACGGCTCTGATATGGCTCTGGTCTCCTCACCCCTTTCCCAGGTCTGCAAAGGCATCCGCACCTATCTCGATGGCGCCATCAACGGGCCTGATCGGAGCAAGGTCAGCGTGGTCCTGTCCACCCCGGCGGAAACCGCGTCGACCGGGGCGGGTGATTCCGATCATCGGCTCAACCTCTTTTTTTTCCGTTTCGAGCCTGTTGGCCTCTTTCCCGATATTCTGCCCGGTGAGACCAGCTGGATGCGCGCCTTCTGCCTCATCACCCCCTTCGCCGGCGAGGAGGAGACTGTCGGTCCGGGGGAGAACGATTTACGCCTGGTCGGCGAGGTCAGCCGCATTTTCCACGAGCAACCGGTTTTTCACCTCGATGTCGACGGCGAACGCTACCATCTGCAGGTGATCCTCCAACCCATGGGCCTTGACCAG
Coding sequences within it:
- a CDS encoding phage tail protein; this encodes MAAPTFPVNAHRHDPYRTFKFQILIDGKPVAGLKKMGALKRKTEAIKWRSAGDPSSERILPGGTSYEPVTLEQGLSHDPVFESWANLVNNVEGDAAMSLKNFRKDIVINVLNLQGTVAISYRLYRAWVSEYQALPEMDAGAMNAVGIQTITLQHEGWQRDTAVVEPTES
- a CDS encoding YchJ family metal-binding protein — protein: MTKQTLCPCESGLPFATCCGPLLAGDQQAATAEALMRSRYTAYTRAAMAYLLDTWHATTRPESIDIDAIPHWCGLEIISCEQGQAEDSEGWVEFRATALAQERLIVLRERSRFVREDGQWLYVDGEFIEEEQPTVSAEPAVKRKKVGRNDPCPCGSGKKFKKCCGS
- a CDS encoding LysE/ArgO family amino acid transporter, which translates into the protein MLSTPAELAIIGQGFATGMGLIVVIGAQNSFVLSQGIRRNHHLLIAVICSACDALLISAGIGGMGGIVARAPRIGGWLSLIGALFLVSYGLLALRSACASVQLTGEERPLLSRRAAIATTLSLTLLNPHVYLDTLVLMGALASGYQGMGRALFAAGAMGASLFWFFSLSLGGRMLAPLFSRPLSWKILDTLVCITMWGVAWSLLKPLL
- a CDS encoding phage tail sheath C-terminal domain-containing protein, giving the protein MATYLHPGVYIEEIPSGAKPIEGVSTSVAALIGYATQGAIATPTLVHSWDEYKAEFGEIQSETDTLALAAFYFFLNGGRDAYIGRLAKDTQAATLAAGTILGRGAASAADVLKVSARNQGKSGNSLKVRAEAATDGYRFSLQVQSGDELVEFFAGLSMDPSDASYALAQVNSNSKYIRLALPLGLNGYFKQATSVSGDLSGISWASVVAGMTLTLNIDNLGARTITLGAPEDGSYDGTKVAAEIQQQVLALGPDYVGFTCGFASDALTLTSGKGAASSMVAVRPGALATTLKLGATLGTEKHGSEDVVPVTMASAVGLTNGDDGVAPGLEDYNDFFAQLKKVRDVNIVLLPGQYLPADGMGNPIIDAAESHCIAMGSRMLLVDPPPGTELDQGGKVSDLQPPSSTYSVLYYPWVKVKNPLYNQVTNATAPTTITLAPSAFAAGIWARTDGTRGVWKAPAGVEASVSGVAALEYVVEDGDQDQLNPMGVNCLRKMPGYGHVVWGTRTLATKSNPEWRYVPVRRTALYIESSIRNGIQWAVFEPNDHRLWSSLRANIGAFMDGMFRAGAFQGQKASDAYFVRCGLGDTMTQDDVDRGQVIAVVGFAPLKPAEFVIVRIQQKVGQS